TGACCTAGAAGAAATGGCAAACAGCAGTGCTGGTTCTTTTATAACTAAGAGTGCTACATCGTTGGAAAGAGCAGGAAACCCTGAACCTCGTTACGTCTCTGTTCCCCTTGGTAGCATTAATTCGATGGGACTCCCTAATCGTGGGATCGACTATTACCTTGATTATGTTTTAAAGAGACAAACTGCGTTTCCCGACAAGAATCCAGCCTTCTTTTCCGTTGCCGGCATGAGTGTAGAAGAGAATATGCAActactaaaaaaaatacagGAAAGTGATTTCCAGGGCGTTACTGAATTGAACCTTTCATGTCCTAACGTTCCGGGGAAACCTCAAGTTGCCTATGACTTCGAGTTGACTGAAGAGATATTGACCAAGgttttcaagttcttcaaaaagcCATTAGGTGTCAAGCTTCCCCCATATTTTGACATTGCCCATTTTGATACCATTGCAGATGTATTGAATAAATTCCCCTTAGCGTACGTCAATTGCATTAACAGTATAGGGAATGGACTTTACATCGATGTGGAACAAGAATCTGTCGTAATTAAACCAAAGAACGGATTTGGAGGAATTGGCGGAGATTATGTCAAACCTACAGCATTAGCCAATGTGCGCGCTTTCTATACCCGTCTAAACCCAAGTATTAAAATTATCGGAACTGGAGGTATTAAAACGGGACAAGATGCGTTCGAGCACCTACTCTGTGGTGCTAGCATGCTACAGGTCGGAACTGAACTACACAAAGAAGGTGTAAAAATCTTTGACAGGTTAATCGCAGAATTGCAACAAATCATGGCGAAGAAAGGATATACcaaaattgaagatttCCGTGGTAAGTTACGCTCTATTGAATAAATAACAGTTTTATTTAATTATGATAACCAAATATCCCATTTCTTCCACGCTATCTTAGGTATAATATCTTTATTTGAAGTAGTCGCCATATGATAATGTATGTATTaaattccaaaaacaaaaatgcCATACAGACCATGTACGCTATCCTATAGTTTGGATGTTAGCAGCCATCTATACGCATGATTCGCCGTCCTTGTAAACCCCTCTCTAAACGATAAGATAAAGAAAcgttttaatttttttttgtttttggttgtGCGGAAGTGTATAGGCAACTGTGACGaagtaataataaacaTTAGAAAAGTGACTTCGAATTTGCAAAATTGTAAACAATGTTGTTTATATGTAAACAAGTTTTTTTTACGCTGTTAGCCGAACTCATTGACACGGCTGTATACACGTTGAACAGGTCAAGAGTTACCCgaaatatttcttttttgacTTCTCTTCCGTTAATGTCTTATCTGTGATCGCTATTGTAACTTTAATTAAGTGTCAAAGGTTCGTGCATCTATTCACAATTAGCGAATGACAGTTAATTCAACGTTTCATTACGGattcttcaattcaattTTGCGGTATATTTGAAGATACGTTTAAGTGACAATATTTAAAGGGTCCATATAAAGAAGTTTTTGTAAATTTGCCCAATAAATTTCCTATAACTTCTAAATTGACGCAAGAGCTTTTTGCCTAACACAAACAAGTTCACTAGCGGGTATGAAGTTCACTAACTATCTATTGCAGGCTGCTGCACTCCTTTCCTCCCAAGCTTTTGCTGAAACTTTTATCATTGACAATGATACTCCAACCGCTTTACAATTCTTGCTTCCACTAGCTGCTGGAAAAAAGGTTGCAGGTATCACTACCAATATTGGTGATTATTTAGTTGAAGGTGCCACATATGAAGCAGCTGTTGCCTTAAAACATGGTAACCTTACATCATGTATTCCAGTTTACCAAGGTGCGGCAACACCATTGGTGCGCACCAACGACACCTATCAATTGTGGCAACAATTGTACGGCCCAATTTACTGGCAAGGGTGCTGGGCTGCTGATTACCAGGACCCTAATCCAAAGGGTGAAAAGTACGTCTATAACGACACAGTCACTGCTACTCAGTGGTTGATAGACTACGTCAAAAATGCCAATGATTCCGTGACAATTGTTGCAGCTGGTACCATGACCAACCTAGCAATGGCTTTGGTTCAATACCCAGATTTCGCAAAGAATGTCAAGTTGGTTATCATGGGTGGTTACATTGACGGGCAAATTGCTCAAGCTACTGGTGGTGATTTCATAAACGACATGTACACAGATTTCAATTTGATGTTTGATCCTGAAGCTGCTCAAACTGCATTAAGTGcaaattggaaagaattGGTTGTCGTTGGTAATATCAGCAGTGAGCTTTTCCCAACCCAGGACCTATATGATGAGTTGATCGAGAAGTCTGGTGGTTTGACCAAATTATCTAACACTACGGAATTGCAATATGTTAAAGATACTGTTGGAAATGGTACATTGCCAAGCTTTAATCTACCATACTGGGACGaagttgctgctgctgttgctgccAACCCTCAACTAGTCGAAGAGTCGTATGAAGCTTACGTCTCTATTGATACTTCATTCTCAAGTCCATTTTATGGTAACATGAGAATTGTACCAGGTGATCTACGTGCTAAGAGAGGTGTAGCAACTAAAAAAGCTACTTTCGTCACCAAGATTAACACAGATAAATTCTATGATGCCATAGTAAATGCTTTGGTCAGAGATTGGACTGATTACTGTAAGACTGGGAAAACCCAAAACCTAGCGGTATAAAAATATAACTCAAGGATGCTATTTCATCTTTAGCATATCAATGTAAGATACCCCCAAAactaatatatatatatatatatatatttgtacATATGAATTAATATCCATATGATGTAAAGATATAACCTTGTGAAAGTAAAAAGGTTGACCGAATAAGATACATATGAGCTATTGATTCGACATACATCTGAAACTGCAAACATTTTTTAGACTATCTCGAGTTGAACTtaaatttgaatttttgatgTGAAGATAGAGTGTATCTACTTTACAAGTAAAGAAGAGTTGTATCCAACAGTGTTATAGTCCCAAAAGAAGCTGAGAGAAGTGTGATTACTCGAAGAACTGATGTTACATGATTTAACATAGTCTAAACCTTGGAGATTTTTTTCCGCATAAGCATAGAAGTTTTGTTCGGGACAAGAAAAACCAGGGCCCGAGGAACATGATTCGATTGGGATAACTGCATCATTTAAAGTATATCTAACGTACGTTTCGTTAGAGCATTGGAACTTTTCAGTATAAAGCCTTGCACCCATTGGTGTCATCCAAGATCTATGGTAAACATGCTCAAGGAAGGAAACTGAGGAGGCATTCATCTTTTTTCCATTGTCAAAAAGTCCTATTCCAGCCAAATAGTTTATCATATCCGTATCATGCGTGAAACTCAACCACACTTTTTGATCCAAATTTTCACTTTGTTTTAATAATTCCACGGATGCATTGAATAGCACCGACCCAACAGTCTTCCCTAAAGAATTACCAGGCCCATTCTCATAGTATTCGCTTAAATCATCATTATAAGCATAGTGAACAAGTTCATCATTAGTAAATATATTACAGGCCTCGCTATAACCTTTTACACTTATCTCAAACGCACACCAAGTGAATAAGTTAGCTGCGTCagtcttgttcaattttaagccaatatttttattttcgttGTTCAACCTCTGCGCAATAtgatccaaatattcttcGGAGTAAGTGGATACATAGGATGCATTT
The Kluyveromyces marxianus DMKU3-1042 DNA, complete genome, chromosome 1 DNA segment above includes these coding regions:
- the URA1 gene encoding dihydroorotate dehydrogenase, coding for MSASLQTEFLGRSYDNPFMNASGVHCMTISDLEEMANSSAGSFITKSATSLERAGNPEPRYVSVPLGSINSMGLPNRGIDYYLDYVLKRQTAFPDKNPAFFSVAGMSVEENMQLLKKIQESDFQGVTELNLSCPNVPGKPQVAYDFELTEEILTKVFKFFKKPLGVKLPPYFDIAHFDTIADVLNKFPLAYVNCINSIGNGLYIDVEQESVVIKPKNGFGGIGGDYVKPTALANVRAFYTRLNPSIKIIGTGGIKTGQDAFEHLLCGASMLQVGTELHKEGVKIFDRLIAELQQIMAKKGYTKIEDFRGKLRSIE
- the PHO12 gene encoding histidine phosphatase family protein, with amino-acid sequence MKQILKGLMKSFYLSTLLCLVAVVEGASFYNYRFAENEYSKIGGQETLFPYLAGAAPYFQFPSDYGISLRIPQECELKQVQLVARHGERFPSKSKGKALMKTYKKLQNYTGNFKGSLSFLNDHNYQWFLEDPSQLEQEVTFENTLNPLNPYTGEQDAKSHAHNFISLYGDLLSKESNIELFSSNSKRVHDTALFFAQELANEVNSTHLSVISEDPKSGANTLTPKSSCLTYDEDENASYVSTYSEEYLDHIAQRLNNENKNIGLKLNKTDAANLFTWCAFEISVKGYSEACNIFTNDELVHYAYNDDLSEYYENGPGNSLGKTVGSVLFNASVELLKQSENLDQKVWLSFTHDTDMINYLAGIGLFDNGKKMNASSVSFLEHVYHRSWMTPMGARLYTEKFQCSNETYVRYTLNDAVIPIESCSSGPGFSCPEQNFYAYAEKNLQGLDYVKSCNISSSSNHTSLSFFWDYNTVGYNSSLLVK